Proteins encoded in a region of the Sugiyamaella lignohabitans strain CBS 10342 chromosome B, complete sequence genome:
- the RFC2 gene encoding replication factor C subunit 2 (Subunit of heteropentameric Replication factor C (RF-C); RF-C is a DNA binding protein and ATPase that acts as a clamp loader of the proliferating cell nuclear antigen (PCNA) processivity factor for DNA polymerases delta and epsilon; GO_component: GO:0031390 - Ctf18 RFC-like complex [Evidence IPI] [PMID 11389843]; GO_component: GO:0005663 - DNA replication factor C complex [Evidence IDA] [PMID 8202350]; GO_component: GO:0031391 - Elg1 RFC-like complex [Evidence IPI] [PMID 12912927]; GO_component: GO:0031389 - Rad17 RFC-like complex [Evidence IDA] [PMID 12604797]; GO_component: GO:0005634 - nucleus [Evidence IEA,IEA]; GO_component: GO:0005634 - nucleus [Evidence IDA] [PMID 23613772]; GO_function: GO:0005524 - ATP binding [Evidence IEA,IEA]; GO_function: GO:0003677 - DNA binding [Evidence IEA,IEA]; GO_function: GO:0003689 - DNA clamp loader activity [Evidence IDA] [PMID 12604797]; GO_function: GO:0003689 - DNA clamp loader activity [Evidence IDA] [PMID 8995429]; GO_function: GO:0017111 - nucleoside-triphosphatase activity [Evidence IEA]; GO_function: GO:0000166 - nucleotide binding [Evidence IEA,IEA]; GO_function: GO:0017076 - purine nucleotide binding [Evidence ISS] [PMID 7651383]; GO_process: GO:0006260 - DNA replication [Evidence IEA,IEA]; GO_process: GO:0000076 - DNA replication checkpoint [Evidence IMP] [PMID 9671499]; GO_process: GO:0007049 - cell cycle [Evidence IEA]; GO_process: GO:0006272 - leading strand elongation [Evidence IDA] [PMID 1346062]; GO_process: GO:0006298 - mismatch repair [Evidence TAS] [PMID 10072354]; GO_process: GO:0007062 - sister chromatid cohesion [Evidence IPI] [PMID 11389843]) codes for MLFYGPPGTGKTSTILALAKELYGPELMKSRVLELNASDERGISIVREKVKNFAKTVVSTPTEYQRTHYPCPPYKIIILDEADSMTSDAQSALRRTMETYSKITRFCLICNYVTRIIDPLASRCSKFRFKPLDQSNALDRLEFIAKQENVKYELDALTRLMDASNGDLRKAITLLQSASRLNTLSSDKVGDSGLNEADFEDDDDDVQMTDATEVKANPASDKVTVSMVNEISGTVPEETVDGLVAACRSGTTFDKVFQSVQQSVEDIVLSGWSAGQLISQVHDKLLNDEYITSTQKSGISLVLSETDKNLNDGSDEHLALLSTMTRISKILVS; via the coding sequence ATGCTCTTCTACGGCCctcctggtactggtaaaaCCTCGACTATTTTGGCATTGGCTAAAGAATTATACGGTCCCGAGCTCATGAAAAGTCGAGTACTGGAACTAAATGCTTCAGATGAGCGTGGTATCTCAATTGTCCGTGAAAAGGTCAAGAACTTTGCCAAAACTGTGGTTTCAACGCCGACTGAATACCAACGCACTCATTATCCATGCCCTCCATATaagattattattttggaTGAAGCCGATTCAATGACCAGTGATGCACAATCTGCCCTTCGTAGAACTATGGAAACATACTCGAAAATTACCAGATTTTGTCTTATTTGTAACTATGTTACGCGGATAATTGATCCACTGGCTTCTCGTTGTTCGAAATTCCGCTTCAAACCCCTAGACCAATCTAATGCCCTTGACAGACTAGAATTTATCGCtaaacaagaaaatgtCAAGTACGAGCTTGATGCCTTGACGAGGCTCATGGATGCCTCCAATGGTGATCTCCGTAAAGCTATCACCCTGTTACAATCCGCTTCAAGGCTCAACACACTATCAAGTGATAAAGTTGGGGATAGTGGTTTAAATGAAGCAGATTTTgaggacgatgatgatgacgtACAGATGACTGATGCTACAGAGGTAAAAGCCAACCCTGCATCTGACAAGGTTACTGTATCTATGGTGAATGAAATCTCGGGCACGGTTCCCGAAGAGACTGTAGACGGCCTTGTAGCAGCCTGCAGGTCTGGAACGACCTTTGACAAGGTATTCCAATCTGTGCAACAGTCCGTGGAGGATATTGTGCTTAGCGGCTGGAGTGCTGGTCAACTCATCAGCCAAGTCCATGACAAGCTCCTCAATGATGAATACATCACCTCAACGCAGAAAAGCGGTATATCTTTGGTTTTGTCCGAAACAGACAAGAATCTTAATGATGGCTCTGACGAACACTTGGCTCTGCTTAGCACAATGACCCGTATTTCAAAAATTCTAGTTAGTTGA
- the LSG1 gene encoding putative GTPase LSG1 (Putative GTPase involved in 60S ribosomal subunit biogenesis; required for the release of Nmd3p from 60S subunits in the cytoplasm; GO_component: GO:0005737 - cytoplasm [Evidence IEA,IEA]; GO_component: GO:0005737 - cytoplasm [Evidence IDA] [PMID 12773575]; GO_component: GO:0022625 - cytosolic large ribosomal subunit [Evidence IDA] [PMID 12773575]; GO_component: GO:0043332 - mating projection tip [Evidence IDA] [PMID 19053807]; GO_function: GO:0005525 - GTP binding [Evidence IEA,IEA]; GO_function: GO:0003924 - GTPase activity [Evidence ISS] [PMID 16209721]; GO_function: GO:0016787 - hydrolase activity [Evidence IEA]; GO_function: GO:0003729 - mRNA binding [Evidence IDA] [PMID 23222640]; GO_function: GO:0000166 - nucleotide binding [Evidence IEA]; GO_process: GO:0030437 - ascospore formation [Evidence IMP] [PMID 10669874]; GO_process: GO:0000747 - conjugation with cellular fusion [Evidence IMP] [PMID 10669874]; GO_process: GO:0008152 - metabolic process [Evidence IEA]; GO_process: GO:0015031 - protein transport [Evidence IEA]; GO_process: GO:0000027 - ribosomal large subunit assembly [Evidence IMP] [PMID 20670889]; GO_process: GO:0000054 - ribosomal subunit export from nucleus [Evidence IMP,IPI] [PMID 12773575]; GO_process: GO:0006810 - transport [Evidence IEA]): MDSGSKEASWVKLRSVTQERALDEFLSTAELADTDFTTERTANIRIIQQGGLTTSASTSAATGGNQYLLSRQQEYELEKIHAENTGKLTVPRRPKWSSEMTNTELDRLEKDSFLEWRRGLAALQENEDLLLTPFERNIEVWRQLWRVIDRSDLVVQIVDGRNPLLFRSVDLEHYVKELDSRKRNLLLINKADLLSLEQRKVWADYFLKNKIRYAFFSAKTSLREVEEAAEKERLEQEKREQKGYDESDEEDDEEEIEDNSADEEKLENEESLEESGNQLEGEQTQQEETEEQSESTTEQEEVKSTESEETLINYKVMRDDPTHILSVDELEALFLSEAPEPLYMPATADKPARLQIGLVGYPNVGKSSSINALIGAKKVSVSSTPGKTKHFQTILLSPNVMLCDCPGLVFPNFASTNGDLVCNGVLPIDQLREVTGPVQLVAQRIPKYFLEAIYGISIFTKPRDEGGSGIPTAEEVLVAYARARGFMRSGQGNPDESRAARYVLKDYVNAKLLYCNPPPTYKPDEPNRGELFNQEIYRLEALPAPRQQQIISALKAADPDVDLSMVDLSKALDGLKFSRHDAVDGVSYASSNLSLAVNSATSNLDRDFFALDNVRGHTTVPFHKKGSVDSNSKKHNKKGKTKKGPKSSGPLSYGGTFGDLY, translated from the coding sequence ATGGATAGCGGATCTAAAGAAGCGAGTTGGGTTAAGCTGAGATCCGTCACTCAAGAGAGAGCTTTAGATGAATTTTTGTCTACTGCAGAACTGGCTGATACTGACTTTACTACGGAGCGTACAGCCAATATAAGAATCATTCAACAAGGAGGTTTAACGACGTCAGCTAGTACGAGTGCTGCAACTGGAGGAAatcaatatttattatcaagaCAGCAGGAATATGAGCTAGAAAAGATCCATGCTGAGAATACTGGTAAATTAACAGTCCCAAGAAGACCCAAGTGGAGTTCTGAAATGACCAATACTGAACTAGATAGGCTGGAGAAAGACTCGTTCTTGGAATGGAGAAGGGGATTAGCTGCTCTGCAAGAAAACGAggatttgttgttgactcCTTTTGAGCGAAATATTGAGGTTTGGCGACAGCTATGGAGAGTCATCGATCGATCCGACTTGGTTGTTCAAATCGTAGATGGACGTAACCCATTGCTCTTCAGATCAGTAGATTTGGAGCATTATGTCAAGGAGCTGGACAGCAGGAAGCGTAACTTGCTTCTCATTAATAAAGCCGATTTGTTATCTCTTGAACAACGTAAGGTGTGGGCTGACTATTTcctgaaaaataagatCAGATATGCATTTTTCTCGGCTAAGACGTCTTTAAGAGAGGTCgaagaggctgctgagaagGAGAGATTGGAGCAAGAGAAGCGGGAACAGAAAGGTTATGACGAAAgcgacgaagaagatgatgaggaggagATTGAGGACAACTCtgcagatgaagaaaagttggaaaatgaagaatctTTGGAGGAGAGCGGAAACCAATTAGAAGGCGAACAAACTCAACAGGAAGAAACCGAAGAGCAGAGTGAGAGTACCACTGAACAAGAGGAAGTTAAATCTACAGAGTCAGAAGAAACTCTCATCAACTATAAGGTCATGAGAGATGATCCTACTCATATTTTGTCTGTTGACGAATTAGAAGCTCTCTTTCTGTCGGAAGCTCCTGAGCCTTTGTACATGCCTGCTACAGCTGATAAACCTGCTAGACTCCAAATCGGTCTTGTTGGATATCCTAACGTAGGTAAATCGTCTTCTATTAACGCTCTGATTGGTGCTAAGAAGGTgtcagtttcttcaactcctGGTAAGACCAAACATTTCCAAACCATTTTGCTATCGCCCAATGTAATGTTGTGCGATTGTCCAGGTCTTGTATTTCCTAATTTTGCATCTACCAACGGTGACTTGGTTTGTAATGGTGTTTTACCTATTGATCAATTACGTGAAGTCACCGGTCCAGTTCAATTAGTGGCCCAGAGAATTCCGAAATATTTCCTCGAAGCTATATATGgtatttctattttcacGAAGCCTAGAGATGAGGGTGGTTCGGGAATCCCTACTGCCGAGGAAGTACTTGTTGCCTACGCAAGAGCAAGAGGTTTTATGCGTTCGGGTCAAGGTAATCCCGATGAGTCTCGTGCTGCTAGATATGTTCTGAAGGACTATGTCAATGCCAAATTGCTATATTGCAACCCTCCTCCCACATATAAGCCAGACGAGCCTAACCGTGGTGAACTTTTCAATCAGGAAATCTACCGCCTCGAGGCCTTGCCTGCTCCTAGACAACAGCAAATTATCTCTGCTCTGAAAGCTGCTGATCCTGATGTGGATTTGTCCATGGTCGACCTTTCTAAAGCTTTGGATGGCTTGAAGTTCTCGCGTCacgatgctgttgatggcGTGTCTTATGCCTCCTCGAACCTGTCGTTGGCAGTGAACTCTGCTACGAGCAATCTTGACCGAGACTTCTTTGCTCTTGACAACGTAAGAGGACATACCACTGTTCCATTCCACAAGAAGGGTTCTGTCGATTCAAACTCCAAGAAGCACAATAAGAAGGGTAAGACCAAGAAGGGACCCAAATCATCGGGCCCTCTCAGTTATGGTGGCACTTTCGGCGACTTGTACTAA
- the USE1 gene encoding Use1p (Essential SNARE protein localized to the ER; involved in retrograde traffic from the Golgi to the ER; forms a complex with the SNAREs Sec22p, Sec20p and Ufe1p; GO_component: GO:0031201 - SNARE complex [Evidence IDA,ISM] [PMID 12853481]; GO_component: GO:0005783 - endoplasmic reticulum [Evidence IEA]; GO_component: GO:0005789 - endoplasmic reticulum membrane [Evidence IEA]; GO_component: GO:0071458 - integral component of cytoplasmic side of endoplasmic reticulum membrane [Evidence IDA] [PMID 12893879]; GO_component: GO:0016021 - integral component of membrane [Evidence IEA]; GO_component: GO:0016020 - membrane [Evidence IEA]; GO_function: GO:0005484 - SNAP receptor activity [Evidence ISA] [PMID 12853481]; GO_process: GO:0015031 - protein transport [Evidence IEA]; GO_process: GO:0006890 - retrograde vesicle-mediated transport, Golgi to ER [Evidence IMP] [PMID 12853481]; GO_process: GO:0006890 - retrograde vesicle-mediated transport, Golgi to ER [Evidence IMP] [PMID 12893879]; GO_process: GO:0006810 - transport [Evidence IEA]; GO_process: GO:0048279 - vesicle fusion with endoplasmic reticulum [Evidence IC] [PMID 12853481]; GO_process: GO:0016192 - vesicle-mediated transport [Evidence IEA]) — protein MDYARSILLDLESDIPKSGSHNKSRSPALSNHRAHIQKLNDRIQEIELRVRSVQKQEAENFRKSQSKQNAPEPLADVNASTESLRKRLAAGSSTEHKELSVESKVSLQKDIQDSLSSEILGMVSTLKNNAIAFAEKIAQDKDVVEGTSSALNKTAGTMNKVGSRLNDYRSTKAIGWWFYIWAIVFMVVAVSGSMIVVRLFPKW, from the coding sequence ATGGACTATGCACGAAGTATATTGCTAGATCTTGAGTCGGACATACCAAAAAGCGGATCACACAACAAATCTCGAAGCCCAGCACTCTCGAATCACCGAGCACATATCCAAAAATTAAATGATAGGATACAGGAGATCGAGCTTCGCGTCCGGAGCGTTCAAAAGCAGGAGGCGGAGAACTTCAGAAAGAGCCAAAGCAAGCAAAATGCACCCGAGCCATTAGCGGATGTGAATGCTAGCACTGAGTCCCTTCGGAAGCGACTCGCTGCTGGATCTAGTACAGAACATAAAGAGCTGTCCGTGGAATCAAAAGTATCATTGCAAAAGGATATTCAAGACAGTCTTTCATCAGAGATCTTAGGGATGGTCTCAACTCTCAAGAACAATGCCATAGCCTTTGCGGAAAAGATTGCACAAGATAAAGATGTGGTAGAAGGCACATCATCTGCTTTGAATAAAACAGCAGGAACCATGAACAAGGTTGGAAGCCGGCTGAATGATTACCGCAGCACGAAGGCTATAGGGTGGTGGTTTTATATATGGGCCATTGTTTTCATGGTGGTGGCTGTATCTGGTAGCATGATTGTTGTCAGACTGTTCCCGAAATGGTGA
- the CAT8 gene encoding DNA-binding transcription factor CAT8 has product MPDGAQAWKMIKTPGTHTDRIAQACDRCRSKKIRCDGLRPHCSQCLAVGFECKISDKLTRRAFPRGYTESLEDRIRQLESENSRLSNLLDVKDEQMEMLSRVEAVHDSSPRGSVSGASGNQSAAVSAKSNISSINNALPSSLGGSSQQHTQKNLSYVSTLIPEKDDSSSSASPQSPDENNNAIFINHANELGADGTYRGTSAGGVFISSFVQKLKVKNPEILPPVQQIATAFSQTTDGGIVRSALKISSPSSSYSNGGGSLLSPASSSSELSSSGFSSLFPSRLSCDKLVTVYFQEWQSVYAILDQSRFLSDYQTFFDDIDDDSKPGNDLQAATLALVLILACLANKEGTALTTEEVWKLDSLWKRIMSNRHKPTLGLLQAASLAQLYSLYAGNLDDVWFYRSIMTSTAQRLGLHRSRKAMHHANGKPLSAYESELGRRVFWATYTLDVFSSAVLGSPRLYNDSQIQCSMPKYIDEDVVTDSLVTPPPSSPESVDGATTKDSLPASCQVSVIQFSRLLAEILDTVYSTNTTVQRSRTVLMLEDKLESWHRELPPSLKFEFVNGLPTATLCPVHQKSPLLLMLYHYAKLLIHLPATADFANTSTSGSIVAVTQSAKTYIQIFNYLKARNVSSTLPLSPTRMMLFLGTVVLFCAMDYSKGGALLQQSRKLVSQGLGFLYNDMQAGLPGSITAECFQWLEEICDSVLNGGPSQRKSSTSNGSSKQKSESRSRSQEKQSQKQRNSPQQQQHPQQQHHQQLYSQHHSHQPDNQYPHHRQKQHQEPHNASHRSSHKSSLPARIKLEPSPTDTPTVESPSYQQIIIPQQPNIDSSTSAMLATATLMGVPFQLSENQSEDLSAYRFNPHDYQQQVPNVHPVPAQTAYYAPENMNTSINSIGTSSPTDDFFDTSSFEDFDINSVLGQNTVKQEQSASGVPTVTTNTFLENFNWDDSYNWSTMTV; this is encoded by the coding sequence ATGCCTGACGGTGCTCAAGCTTGGAAAATGATCAAAACCCCCGGTACGCATACCGATCGTATTGCTCAGGCATGCGATAGGTGCCGGTCAAAGAAGATCCGTTGTGACGGGTTAAGGCCACACTGTTCGCAATGTTTGGCTGTGGGGTTTGAATGTAAAATATCCGACAAGCTCACTAGACGTGCCTTTCCAAGGGGTTATACAGAGTCACTAGAAGACCGAATCCGTCAGCTCGAATCTGAAAATAGCAGGCTATCTAATCTTCTCGATGTAAAGGACGAACAGATGGAAATGCTTTCAAGAGTTGAGGCGGTTCATGATAGCAGCCCCCGTGGCAGCGTTAGTGGTGCTTCAGGAAACCAGTCTGCAGCTGTTTCCGCTAAATCTAATATCAGTAGCATTAACAACGCTCTCCCTTCAAGTTTAGGTGGCAGCAGTCAACAGCACACACAGAAGAACTTATCTTATGTCTCAACACTGATACCTGAAAAGGACGACTCCAGCTCATCCGCTTCTCCACAATCTCCAGacgaaaataataatgctATCTTTATCAATCACGCCAACGAACTCGGTGCAGATGGTACATACCGCGGAACCTCTGCAGGTGGCGTGTTTATATCTTCCTTCGTACAAAAGCTAAAGGTGAAGAATCCGGAGATTTTACCTCCTGTACAACAGATTGCAACTGCATTTTCACAAACCACCGATGGAGGTATTGTTCGCTCGGCTTTGAAGATCTCGTCTCCTTCGTCGTCATACTCAAATGGCGGAGGCAGTCTACTATCACCAgcttcatcgtcgtctgAATTGTCCAGCTCGGGCTTTTCTTCTCTATTCCCATCGAGATTGAGCTGTGATAAGCTAGTCACAGTGTACTTTCAGGAATGGCAATCAGTTTATGCTATTCTGGACCAGAGCAGGTTCTTGTCTGACTACCAGACCTTTTTCGATGATATTGACGATGATTCAAAACCTGGCAATGACCTACAAGCTGCTACCCTGGCGTTGGTATTAATTCTCGCCTGTTTGGCCAATAAAGAAGGAACTGCTCTGACTACTGAAGAAGTGTGGAAACTAGACTCTTTGTGGAAGCGAATTATGTCTAATAGACACAAACCGACACTGGGTCTTTTACAGGCTGCTTCTTTGGCACAATTATATTCTCTATACGCTGGAAACCTCGATGATGTGTGGTTCTATCGATCTATCATGACTTCGACTGCTCAACGTCTAGGATTACATCGTAGTCGGAAAGCCATGCATCATGCTAATGGTAAACCCCTAAGTGCCTATGAATCTGAATTGGGAAGACGTGTGTTTTGGGCAACTTATACTCTGGATGTTTTTTCTAGTGCTGTTTTAGGCTCACCAAGGTTGTATAATGATAGTCAGATCCAGTGCTCGATGCCCAAGTacattgatgaagatgtggTGACTGACTCATTAGTCACACCCCCACCCAGTTCTCCTGAGAGTGTTGATGGTGCCACCACAAAGGACAGTCTGCCAGCATCTTGTCAAGTCAGTGTAATTCAATTTTCTAGACTCTTGGCTGAGATTCTCGATACCGTCTATTCAACTAATACCACCGTTCAGCGGTCGAGAACTGTGCTGATGCTAGAAGACAAGCTTGAATCTTGGCACAGGGAACTACCGCCTTCTCTCAAATTCGAGTTTGTTAATGGCTTACCTACGGCTACTCTCTGTCCAGTTCACCAGAAGTCGCCATtactgctgatgctgtatCACTATGCCAAATTGTTGATTCACCTGCCTGCCACTGCTGATTTCGCTAATACCTCTACATCGGGCTCAATTGTAGCTGTCACACAATCTGCTAAGACATATATTCAAATTTTCAACTACCTGAAAGCAAGAAATGTGTCATCGACATTACCACTCAGTCCTACCAGAATGATGCTATTCCTCGGTACCGTTGTTCTCTTCTGTGCCATGGATTATTCCAAGGGAGGTGCTCTGCTACAGCAGTCTAGGAAACTTGTTTCCCAGGGTCTCGGCTTCCTTTACAACGACATGCAAGCAGGACTCCCAGGTTCTATCACTGCTGAATGCTTCCAATGGCTGGAGGAGATCTGTGACTCTGTTCTTAATGGGGGTCCATCTCAGCGTAAGTCATCTaccagcaatggcagcTCCAAACAAAAGTCCGAGTCACGAAGTCGTTCTCAGGAGAAGCAATCTCAAAAGCAGAGAAATTCCccacagcaacaacaacatccacaacaacaacatcatcaacagctaTATTCACAACATCATTCGCATCAACCAGACAATCAATATCCTCACCATCGCCAAAAGCAACATCAAGAACCTCATAATGCCAGTCACAGAAGTTCACATAAATCATCGCTTCCAGCTAGAATCAAACTCGAGCCATCTCCAACTGATACTCCTACAGTTGAATCTCCTTCGTACCAGCAGATTATTATCCCACAGCAACCGAAtatcgactcgagcacaTCTGCTATGCTGGCAACTGCTACTCTGATGGGAGTTCCTTTCCAACTTTCCGAGAATCAGAGCGAGGATTTGTCAGCGTATCGATTCAATCCACACGACTACCAGCAACAGGTTCCAAACGTACACCCTGTGCCAGCACAAACAGCTTACTATGCACCGGAAAATATGAATACCAGCATAAACAGTATCGGTACCAGTAGCCCCACTGACGACTTTTTTGACACTTCGAGCTTTGAAGATTTCGATATCAACTCTGTTCTCGGTCAAAATACTGTCAAGCAAGAACAATCTGCATCAGGAGTTCCTACTGTGACCACAAATACATTCCTAGAAAACTTCAACTGGGATGACTCCTACAATTGGAGTACCATGACGGTATAG